From a region of the Enterobacter sp. JBIWA008 genome:
- the rbsA gene encoding ribose ABC transporter ATP-binding protein RbsA, giving the protein MDALLQLKGIDKSFPGVKALSGAALNVYPGRVMALVGENGAGKSTMMKVLTGIYQRDAGSLVWLGKETTFNGPKSSQEAGIGIIHQELNLIPQLTIAENIFLGREFVNRFGKIDWKTMYAEADKLLAKLNLRFKSDRLVGDLSIGDQQMVEIAKVLSFESKVIIMDEPTDALTDTETESLFRVIRELKSQGRGIVYISHRMKEIFEICDDVTVFRDGQFIAEREVATLTEDTLIEMMVGRKLEDQYPHLDKAPGEIRLKVDNLCGPGVNDVTFTLRQGEILGVAGLMGAGRTELMKVLYGALPRTSGYVTLDGHEVVTRSPQDGLANGIVYISEDRKRDGLVLGMSVKENMSLTALRYFSHSGGSLKHKDEQQAVSDFIRLFNVKTPSMEQAIGLLSGGNQQKVAIARGLMTRPKVLILDEPTRGVDVGAKKEIYQLINQFKADGLSIILVSSEMPEVLGMSDRIIVMHEGHLGGEFTREQATQEVLMAAAVGKLNRVNQE; this is encoded by the coding sequence GTCGTTCCCGGGCGTAAAAGCCCTCTCCGGCGCGGCGCTGAACGTCTACCCCGGGCGCGTGATGGCGCTGGTGGGTGAAAACGGTGCCGGCAAATCCACCATGATGAAAGTGCTGACCGGTATCTATCAACGCGATGCCGGTTCACTCGTCTGGCTGGGTAAAGAGACCACCTTCAATGGTCCGAAATCCTCTCAGGAAGCGGGTATAGGTATTATTCACCAGGAGCTGAACCTCATCCCTCAGCTCACCATTGCGGAAAACATTTTCCTCGGCCGCGAGTTTGTTAACCGGTTCGGCAAAATCGACTGGAAAACCATGTATGCCGAAGCGGACAAGCTGCTGGCGAAGCTGAACCTGCGCTTTAAGAGCGACCGCCTGGTAGGCGATCTGTCCATTGGCGATCAGCAGATGGTGGAAATCGCCAAGGTGCTGAGCTTTGAGTCTAAGGTCATCATTATGGATGAACCGACCGACGCCCTGACCGATACCGAAACCGAATCCCTGTTCCGCGTGATCCGCGAGCTGAAATCGCAGGGGCGCGGGATTGTCTATATCTCTCACCGCATGAAAGAGATCTTCGAAATCTGCGATGACGTCACCGTCTTCCGCGACGGGCAGTTTATTGCCGAGCGCGAAGTCGCCACGCTGACCGAAGATACGCTCATCGAAATGATGGTGGGACGTAAGCTCGAAGATCAGTATCCGCATCTGGATAAAGCGCCGGGTGAGATCCGCCTGAAGGTGGATAACCTCTGCGGTCCGGGTGTGAACGACGTGACCTTTACCCTGCGTCAGGGCGAGATCCTGGGCGTGGCGGGCCTGATGGGTGCCGGACGTACCGAGCTGATGAAAGTGTTGTACGGCGCACTGCCGCGCACCAGCGGTTATGTCACCCTTGATGGTCATGAAGTGGTCACCCGCTCTCCGCAGGATGGTCTGGCGAACGGTATCGTCTATATCTCCGAAGACCGCAAACGCGATGGCCTGGTGCTGGGGATGTCGGTAAAAGAGAACATGTCCCTGACCGCGCTGCGCTATTTCAGCCATAGCGGCGGTAGCCTGAAGCATAAAGATGAGCAGCAGGCGGTCAGCGATTTTATCCGTCTCTTTAACGTCAAAACCCCGTCGATGGAGCAGGCGATTGGCCTGTTGTCCGGCGGTAATCAGCAGAAAGTGGCCATTGCGCGCGGGCTGATGACGCGCCCGAAAGTGCTGATCCTCGACGAGCCAACCCGCGGCGTAGACGTGGGCGCGAAGAAAGAGATCTATCAGCTGATTAACCAGTTTAAGGCCGACGGGCTAAGCATCATTCTGGTCTCTTCCGAGATGCCAGAAGTATTAGGCATGAGCGATCGCATTATCGTCATGCATGAAGGGCATCTCGGCGGTGAATTCACTCGCGAGCAGGCCACCCAGGAAGTTCTGATGGCTGCCGCTGTGGGCAAGCTTAATCGCGTGAATCAGGAGTAA